A section of the Tenrec ecaudatus isolate mTenEca1 chromosome 10, mTenEca1.hap1, whole genome shotgun sequence genome encodes:
- the LOC142457989 gene encoding high mobility group protein B1, translating to MGKGDPKKPRGKMSSCAFFVQTCREEHKKKHPDASVNFSEFSKKCSERWKTMSAKEKGKFEDMAKADKARYEREMKTYIPPKGETKKKFKDPNAPKRPPSAFFLFCSEYRPKIKGEHPGLSIGDVAKKLGEMWYNTAADDKQPYEKKSAKLKEKYEKDIAAYRAKGKPDAAKKGVVKAEKSK from the coding sequence ATGGGCAAAGGCGATCCTAAGAAGCCGAGAGGCAAAATGTCATCCTGTGCATTTTTTGTGCAAACTTGCCGGGAGGAGCACAAGAAGAAGCATCCGGATGCCTCTGTCAACTTCTCAGAGTTTTCTAAGAAGTGCTCAGAGAGGTGGAAGACCATGTCTGCTAAAGAGAAGGGGAAATTTGAAGACATGGCTAAGGCGGACAAGGCCCGTTATGAGAGAGAAATGAAAACTTATATCCCTCCTAAAGGGGAGACAAAAAAGAAGTTCAAGGATCCCAATGCACCCAAGAGGCCTCCTTCGGCCTTTTTCTTGTTTTGCTCTGAGTATCGCCCCAAAATCAAAGGCGAGCACCCTGGCCTGTCCATCGGGGACGTTGCGAAGAAGTTGGGAGAGATGTGGTACAACACTGCGGCCGATGACAAGCAGCCTTATGAGAAGAAGTCCGCCAAGCTGAAGGAGAAATATGAAAAGGATATTGCCGCGTACCGGGCTAAAGGGAAGCCTGACGCTGCCAAAAAGGGAGTCGTCAAGGCTGAGAAAAGCAagtaa